The genomic segment TAGTATTTGGGGTTGTGATAAGGTCCAGTTTCTTAACTTATATGCAGAAACTTGAAATGCTTAAACCTATAAGCCGACTGCAGATACAGTGTAATATTTTGCTGATCTATATATAACATTTATCCTCATGCAGGATCTTGAAATGCTTAAACCAATAAGATGGGGAGCAGTAATTATAGATCAGTGTCAGGGTTCATCCTTGTCAACGCATCACTCACAAATTAAAATGCTCATTGCTGATATGTGATTACTCATTTTTCATCAGGTGTGCATTCTTCTATTCTGTATACATTCCCAAGTATCTCCAGTAACTTATGTCTCCTAGATGTATCAGGTTAAATGTGATACAAAGTTCAATCGCTGCAACATTCTCTCTTTACTTGATACGAAATATGACAAGGTCAACAATGAGCTGTTAGACACTGATTCCAACATAGATCTAACTGAATTCAAGAAAAGGTTTAAGCACTTTGTTGCATATGAGTGCAAGTCCTCCGCATCCAAGTTCATTGAATACGGGGTTCCTGTCAAACTCTCCAATGAACAAATTGAGCAATATTGCGCTTgcctcttttcaaattcaacatGGCTTTGCTCATCTCTGAAGAATGACTCACCAAGCTGCATCTATGATATACTTGTGTCTACCAGGAAGGTTAGGCAGTTTGACTTTTGTCATCTTCCAGTAATTCAGTCTTTAGTAACCTTTTAGTTATTGTGTGTGACATATCACCATATTTCTGACACGGACTTTCACTTTGTTCTCAGTGTTGTGATCACCCTTACCTCGAAGATCAATCTCTGAAAGGCATAGTTACGAAAGACATTCCTGAAGATCAGCACTTGGATGCTGAAATCAAACTAAGTGGCAAATTGGAACTCCTCAATAAGATTCTTCAGGAGATCAAACAACAAAGGGAAAAAGTCCTCATTCTTTTTCGGGTGTCCGCTTTTACTTCAAAATTTCCTTTCATTCTAGTTCCTTTCCGATTTCCATATGTGACTCTGATTTCGCAAAGTGACTAGATGCGGCCATATAAATAATGATTGGTTCCCCTAGGAGCTCTCTTgtgtattctttcttatttttgtccTAGTGCTTTGCATAAGGGCTAGTGCCAATGTTTGTAATTTTAACTGAATGGTATGTTGTTTATTTTACAGTTTCTTGATGGCTCGGGTGTTATTTCCATTCGCAATATCTTGGATGATTTGATTTGTCAGAAATTTGGTGGGGATTCTTATATGAGCATTAGTGGGAATGTTCTTAGTCAAGTGAAAGAAGCTACCTTGAACAAGTTCAACGATAAGGAAAGTGGGAAATTTGCTTTGTTGATGGAAACCAGTGCTTGTTCTCGTAGTGTGATCAAGCTGTCAGGAATAGATACAATTATATTGTTTAACAGTGACTGGGATCCAAATAACGATTTAAGATCCCTGCAGAAGATTACAGTAAATTCAAAGTCGGAGCATATAAAGGTACTACGTCTGTATTCGTATTTTACTGTTGAAGAGAAAGCACTAGTTCTTGCAAAGCAAGGTATGCCTATTGACAACATAAACAGTATAAAACAAGCAGCTTGCCAGGAGCTGCTATCTTGGGGTGCCTCTTTATCTTTACAACGTACAATCTTCAATCTAAAAGAGTTCATCTGAAGTTGATGATTTAGATTATGTCTTTCCTGAACTTTCACGCTTAATGTCTACTAACTGTGAGAACAGTGATTACAATGGTTGTTCAAAGATAGTGAAAGTACAGAAGAATGGAGGGGCTTATTCAAGTGAAATATCTCTACTTGGTGAAGTGGAAATGCAACGGAAAGATGATTCTTCTTTTGTGAGAGGATTGCTGGAGAATGAACCACCACATGTTTTCTGGAAATATCTGCTGCACGAAATGGCTCCTAGGTGGAAACGCGTGCCGAATTCATCTCGAGGGAGTAGAAGGAAAGCTAGACTCGGGGAAGAAGTTTGTGAAAAAGAGGGCAGTAGAGTTCATCTGACTCAAGAGCCCAAGTTAAGGAAGAAACGTAAGTTGCATGTTCAGGGTAACATAGTGCCTGTTTTATGTCCTTGTTTCCATTAATTCTCCTTTATCAGCATACACTGACATATTTGGTTTTGGATGCCAACCCCATTTTCTAGGAATGCCGCGTCCTTCTGCTGGGAATAAGCATAAAAGCAGACGTATTGATGTAGTAAACGATGCAAGTATGAGAAGAAGAAACACCCAACAAGATCACTGCCTTCCTGATGCTTCCCCAAACACGTCTACTCTGCCTCATTCCCCTAACCCAAACCCACTTCAAATGGAGATGGAGAGGATACAAAAGGAGAAAGAACAAACTACTAATTTGCTACAAGATGTGGTTTGTCCTTCCGACCTTTGTCCTTTTCTTACTCATTTCTGTATCTTTTAATTTATGGTTTTctgatttatttcatatataacgATACTTCATATTGCATAGATTACTAAAAGTTTCAGTAAACGAATGCATGCAGAAATTGCTCCTGAAATCTCAAATGGAAGAAGAGCTAGATTCGGTCAGGAAGAAGTATGATTTGCTGTTTCAGATTGCTGAAAAGGAATCagctcaaaagaaaaaagaacttgATACAATGTACAACAAAGTGCATATGCACAAGTTACTAGCTGAAGCAATGACGACACAATTACCCGATACTGCTGATACAATTGGGATACTAGAGATGACTGAAGGCATGCATTCCTTATGATTCATTTCTTGATTATAACTATGGTATCTGCCTGATGCTATCTagttttataaatgatatctaCAATGTGTGCTTTTCTCCAGATGATGTTGGCAGGACTATTACCGAAACTGGACAATCATCACCAAATAGACCAAGTAGTGTCCCGATGGCGACTGCATCCATCTCAGAACCTGTCAACTCAGAGCAACGAGCTGCTGATCCTCAATATCCTCTGAGAATTTTCCAATGACTCTCATTCCATCACTGCTTGCTGAATTGCCTAGAGTGGAAGAGTCAGCTGTAGTTCCGCGGACAAGTGGAAGGGCCACCTTGCAAAAGTCATCCTCCTCTAATCTGCCAACAATTGGTTCATTTGTGAACCCAATACCAAACTATCAATCTGTCATCCTTACACCATCGAATGCTGAATTGTCTAGAATGAAAGAGTTAGCTGCAGTTCCTTGGACAAGTGGAAAGGCCACCTTGCAAACGGAATCATCCTCTAATCTTCCAACAAGTGGTTCACATGCGACACCGACAGCAGATTATCAGTCTGTCATCCTTACACCAAGTCAACCATCGATCCAAACTTTGAGTAATGCAGCACGCCCTGGAGCAGGCCGTGAACACTGAGACCAGCTCCACATCTGAGATCATTTAGACCActgccaacaatgaatttagAATCCCAGCCTGTTGTAGCGGTGACACCACACTTTTAGTCACATGGTGAGATACCAAAAATACAGTGCTCAATGAAGGTGATGAAACTTCTCACTGGGATGACCAAATTGGATTTTGATCATTCAATGAGTGGTggactggtaaagttgctgcaatgtgaccaggaggtcatgggttcaagccttggaaacatcctctagcagaaatgcaaggtaaggctgtatacgatacacccttgtggtggggcccttccccggacaccgcgcatagcggtagctttagtgcaccgggctgcccttttaatGAGTGGTGGACTGCCAGCAAGAATTTGATTTGCTCTATGTGAAGTGGTAATTGGTTTTGACTGGTCTTTAGAATAGAATTTCTAGGAACTCTAGGCCAGTTGTTTCATATAGCAGTAGTGTGCAAGTAACTGTTTGGCCTTTCAACCACCATTTGTTTTGAAACTCTTGGCTTCACGCCTATCAAATACTGGTGTACAGGCATGAACTTACCCAATTTTATACAAAATGTCTTATTTCTTGAATGTTAAGATGAGAGCCAGCTTCATAGTCTGGTATGCTACTGACTCTGCTACAACCAGTTTGAGGGGAAAAGACATGCACACACAATTAGTTGAAAGTGACTGAATTGCATATGTGAAGGAAACTTGGCATTCGTTATAGGTTTCATATATCTACCAATAGACATTTAGCTATTCAAACTCAAATGAAGGAGGGTTGCGATAAGTTGGCAGCCTAGCGTAAAACTTGTCAATTCATGGTGAATTCTCCTAATACAGAATGTTTATGATACCAGTTGAGCTTAAATAGAGAAGTGAGGATTCATAGAGCTGACCCCAACTTGTGTTAGCCGTTCCACTCCCTGGTAAAGGAGGAGGTTGAGGTAGATTGGTAGCCAGCGTAAAACTTGTCAATTCACTTTTCCAGTGTAAAGCTGGAGAAGTGCTTATTCATATAGAAGAGGGGACACTTGATTGAATAGATATAAGCACACTGTCCCTTTCCATTAAATTCTTTTCTGAAAAGAGACATAAACAGCTACAATCAAACATATTTAAGACAGTTTGAACACTCTCTAAGATAACCATAAAACATATAACTTCACAACATACTATGATAGTAATTCACCATAGAATAAAAAAGGAATCTGAAATATAGCACTTGACAAGCATTAATAATTTTTCCATTGCACATTGCTGTGAACACCTTGTCAATCTCCTCGCTGGGCGATCAAACTCTTTCACCTGTCAGCAGTTCTGTTTCAAATTCTTTCCTCACAAACCTGTACAATGGATATGATCTGCATTCTGTGATCCTGTTAGGTATTGAAGGGTTTCCACTTTCAAGAACAACTCTTGCATTTTCAACTTCCTTAGGCAACACAGCCTTCAATTCCTCCTCGAAAGCCCCAAtcttttcaaagattgatctgttCTCGTTCTTCTCACTTTCACTATTCTTCATTGCATAATCAACAAGGACTTGTCTCAGCTTCTACATCAAAGGGTAGTTGGAGCTGCAGGGATCATCAGCATAGGCAAACAAGTATTCCCTATCCACGACTCGAAGCAAGTCCTTTTCGCAGAATCTTGCTGGATGAAGTTCACCGTCAGCGCCCATTGTCAAAGTTCTCTTAGCTACTTGGCTAACTGTGTTCTTGATCGCATTCTTCAAGTTTTCCTCCAAAGGCCTCAAATCTATAGCTTGGAAAAGTGCTACCAGATAGGTTGATGACATTAGCTTCAAGATGTCGACTTCTCAGCTGTTTTCATTGCTGAGATAAAGCCCaataaaagaaaactgaaacAATAAGAAGCTGAAACAAATCTTCAGATTCTCCTCGAGTTTCTTCAGTGTTTACGGAACACAAAAGTGAAGAGCTTAATGAGGTTTTATCTTGAACTTATACCAACTTAGCGCATGCATAGTCGCTTTTAGTTTGAATTTATCTGTTGTCACTTGGAAACTTATTGAATTCTATTCTATTAAATTAACATCATCCAGGCAGGTAGAGATTGTTTTTCTTGTATGATATCTTCGTATTATGACTAGAGAAAGCATGTGGGAAAATGAACATAATCCTGTTAGATACCTGGAACTTTCCCTTTTCCCTTGTGACACATTTCACTTCGGGAAAAGCTCTAACATCTTCTGTCTCCTGTATATAAACTTGCTAAGAAAGGGAGTTCACATATTTGGCTTTTATCTTCTGCCTCATTGTAGATGATTCATCTGCAATGGCAGTCAGGCATCGATTGAAAGATAAAAGAAGTGGTGTAATTGTTTCTAGTCCTGTCAATTCACAAGAACTAACAAGGTCGCGCTGGCACCTTAGAGACCAGGAACAATAATACATTGAGAGAACCAAAGTACACCTTTGTTTCCACCTCTCTTGATTCTCTCATTGCACACCAAATTTCTACACCTTGACGAATCAAAGAGACAGTTTCCCTCCCGTACCGATTCCAAGAAGCTTGTCCCATTGGAGACCTCACAAGGAAAAACAAGCCATAACATGGCAACAGAGATTCAGAGGATTATGAAAGAGTAGCTAATCCAATCATATCACTGTGGAAGCAGTTTCTTTCATTCACTCAAAATTTGGAGTTTGGAAACTTATTGTTGCTCATTTCTCCAGCATCTGTTAAGGCTCAAGATTTCTAAACTACGACAcagtaaattcaagaaaattccctTTGGAGCGATATTCCTTCAACAGTAACTTCCTTCCTGCTACAGAAATGCAGTGACATTCCGAATGTGCTTAGTGACGTGAATCAGCAATGGGACCTGTAAGGACCTGTAAGCTTTCTATCAgcaatggggtctgtggtggtagcataggtACCTGTAAGCTTTGGTGTCTAGAAAACAGAAAAGTTATAGTTAGCAGGGaagttgtgtttgatgaaactgccaTGCTTCGTGCTTCCTCTGAATCTAGTGCTTCGCCCCCAAATGTGTTTAGTGACGTGAATCAGCAAAAGTCAAGCACCCACGTTGAATTATAGATTGGAGCAGATTCCACACAAGTGCCTACTTCCCAGTCTAGCCAGGAGATAcagagtgatactatttcttTTTCACTACCAGTGATGCCATAATATTGTATTTCTAAAGACAGGCCCTAggagagatattagacctccttaGAAGTATGCTGAAgctaatttagttgcttatgcattgaatgtAACAAAAGATATTGATTTCGGTGAAGAACCTTCTTCTTACTTagaggcagttagttgtgatgatttcggccgatggatgattgctatgcagAAGGAGaaggaatcacttcataagaatgacacatggaatttggtgagattgcctaaagataagaaagttgtccgttgcaagtgggtatttaaaaagaaagaaggaacatcgggagttgaagatgctaggtacaagGCAAGACTAATTGCTAAAGGTTACAACCAGGTTCCAAGTGttgacttcacagatgtgttttctccagttgtaaagcgTAGTTCGATTCGAGCCTTGCTTGGTACTGTTGCCATGCACGATCTTGAGCTTGAGTAGTTGGATGTCAAGactgcattcttacatggagaacttgaggaggatatatatatgcaacaaccagagggttttgtagtctcagaaaaggaggactatgtatgctcACTAAAAAAGTCTCAATATGGCTTAAAATAGTCGCCCAGatagtggtataagaggtttgactcttttatgacttctcccgaaaatggcccattcgcgtcgtttcgcccgtttaaccacccaaatcgCCTCGTTCTAAAAAAAtacccacactaggccgctctctaacctgcctggggcagcccgatCGCCCCCCTGTCCACCCCacaaaccatgggctataacataccaatttggctcgaaaatagcTCGTTCGCtcagtttcacccgtttgaccacccaagcCGCCCTGTTCTTAAAAAAGTCCCACACTAGGTCAATCCCCAGCCTGCCTTGGGCAGtccgatcaattttcaaccaaaatcacgCCCGACCCTAGGCCCACCTCAAAAACagtgggctaaagcacaccgatttgtcttgCAAATGGACCGTTCGCGCCGTATAACTACCCAAACCGCCCCGTTCTAAAAAAacgcccacactaggccgctcccagcctgcctggggcagcccgatcgattttcgatCAAAATCACGTCTGGCCCCCGAGCCCACCataaaaactgtgggctatagcacatgaatttggcccaaaaatcgCCCATTTatgtcgtttcacctgtttgaccacccaaaccacccgtTCTAAAAAAAGGCCAACACTAGGCTACTCCCCAGCCTGCCTAGGGCAGCCCGACCAATTTTTAGCAAAAA from the Capsicum annuum cultivar UCD-10X-F1 chromosome 9, UCD10Xv1.1, whole genome shotgun sequence genome contains:
- the LOC107853764 gene encoding uncharacterized protein LOC107853764; the encoded protein is MSTNCENSDYNGCSKIVKVQKNGGAYSSEISLLGEVEMQRKDDSSFVRGLLENEPPHVFWKYLLHEMAPRWKRVPNSSRGSRRKARLGEEVCEKEGSRVHLTQEPKLRKKRMPRPSAGNKHKSRRIDVVNDASMRRRNTQQDHCLPDASPNTSTLPHSPNPNPLQMEMERIQKEKEQTTNLLQDVKLLLKSQMEEELDSVRKKYDLLFQIAEKESAQKKKELDTMYNKVHMHKLLAEAMTTQLPDTADTIGILEMTEDDVGRTITETGQSSPNRPSSVPMATASISEPVNSEQRAADPQYPLRIFQ